TGACATGCTGCTCTGTTAGGCCTTGGAGACCTCGCCGCTCGCCTTGCATATCTCTCTTTAACAGTTGTTCTTCGGTTAGGACGAGGTCTTGGAAATGGTCAGCAATCCTGTAGCTATCTTACCATCTCATGATCCTTACTGGCAGGCCAATCCATGTTTATAGCAGTTCGAACAATTGCCCTCTAATTGAGTCTGCAGGTCACACTTGACCTTGCGCGCGTGGCACTGGCAGCATACAATCCTTGCCCGATCACGAACACCTTGAAGGGATTGACCGGAGGTTGCCATTATGATCAGAGTTATGAGTTTATGCAAATGGAAAGGGCAGTTGGAATCATTCATGGCTAAATATGAACGGAAATGCTAGGAATGATGCAATACTGCCTTTAACCAAAGtgtattaatactaatatttagtCTTAAAATGCGGGGTCATTACCGAGGCTTAGCATCCAGCCAATCCCTGTTCAGTGAACAGTGTGCACAGCCCGCAGCTGCTGTGATACAAGCAAAAGTTTCTGTACCCCTCACACTCCACCTTTACTCGAAAGCACACTGCCCTCACTATCTGCCTCGAAGCGCACCAGTAGTAGCTGAATAATCGCATGTTGTTTGCGcgttgtacggagtatggtGGATACAGGTCATGATTTCGGGGTCGGCTCAGCTGTATCCTGCGGAGTATGGAGGATCAGAGAGTATCTATCCTTCTAACCCCCCAGCGGCGGGCAGATACCTCTACGTGGTGCTGGGGACCAGCACTCTGGCAGTTGTTCTCGCGTCCTTCTGCCAGGGGAAGCCAAGATCTGTCCAGGCAGAAAGACACCTAGAATTTGGCCCGTGCCCTAAATTCCACGTGAAATTTATGTCTGTATTTATCTTCCCGCTTTTCTActttagatatctttatcATTGAATATACGCACTACGTTCTGAAGGATAAAAGCGTGCACATAAAGTAGTGAAACAcactttaattaatataaggTACTGACGAAGTCCTTGAAAAGCACTTATCGAGTATTTAAATAGACAATTCTAATAGGCCTATGGCCCGTTTAACAAGTTCATAGATATGTATTAAGGATACACGGTAGACTATATGTATCCTAACCACTAAAGTCTGTACCCAACAACTGCTTCCCAAGTGCTGAGAAACTGAAATTCAGGGAATCTGCGGTTATTATACGCACTAGGGGTAAATTCAAATTCCATGCAGTCAGCTTTACTCGGGGGCGGGGGGCCCGCTTTTAAAGTCAATGTCACCTACCCCAACTCTCACATCAAGTGGGTGCAGTGCGTTCCGATTAATTTCCGTCCTCTTCACTCTTGTTCCGGCTGGCTGGTTCAGCTGCCGTCGGCTGTTGTCGGCTGTCACCCTCATCTCTTAGGCTTAcgtagtacggagtactccgTCCAGTGACACTTGCCATTCAGCAATAACGACGTATCGGGAATCCAGTTCGCGCGGGGCCTTAAGTAGTTGCGCTGGCAGATCTTGGGATCCTCCCAGTCATTGGTAGACTCTGTAGCCATAGTATTTAAACAAGGGATCGGATAGTTGGTATAGATGATGCGAGTAGTATGTAATCTTCGATCAATTCGGGTGCCGGGGGGTTGTCTCTTTGCGGGGCCAAGACACTGCATGTTCTAGAATCGCATTAAGATATTTCACCTCTTGCTCTCTGTTTTTCTTATCGGCTACCGTATTGGGTCATTTGATCAATTAATGAACTATCTACTAGTAATATGTGCCCGGCATATCTAACTCCGAACTGGCGATGTTCAATGACCGAAATACCCAATGTGCTGCAAAGCGTCAATAAGACCATCTCCTGCTCTGAGTTTACATTTCTCTACCAAAAATCCAAAGGCAGAAAATCGAACGTTAATCGACGACTGCCCCTGAAAAGGCTTTATATCCGGCTGCACGGTAGTATCAGCATGAGGAGGTTATTATAAGGTAGATTTGTTATCCAACCCGTTGGCGCGGGTTTGGAGCGGGTTGGCAGGTCGGGTTTAACAGCTCgtaagtataatatatagagtacACTTCAATTCTTCACGGACCCGACCAGGTATGTTGGACTTATTCTACCTGGTATTATTCCCATTCTACGTACGGAGAAAATCAAGCCGCAGGGGATATAAGGCTCTGGTCGCCGGTTCTGGTCGCATGCTCAGCACTCGGGTCTGTCGCCTATGTGCGAGTATGGTCTTTAAGTGTAGGTTGATTGAAATAACTGGTCCTTTGAGGATCGTGGAAATGTTTTCGTACTTTATTCTCTTGCCGCCCGCCGGCCATGATAGCAAGTCATCAGCGGTGCCGAGTTTATAGTTTTTGTTGCTATAGTTGTTTAGAGCTTAGGAAAAAATATGACAGTGAATGATCTGAAGGTTTTGTGCCCGTTTATAAAAGCTAATAACCCTCACCAGCCGATAAATATTTGCTTGCTTCTTTTCCATATTCTAGGCCTAACCTCTAAGTCTTAAGAGAGCGCAGGGCAACCCTAGTACAAGGCAACCTTAGCCTATAATACATGAATATGCTCTATACTAAGACTTATAAAGCACAGATATGTTATTGTTGATATATTCATTATTAAAATATGCTATTCTATCTACCATACAGGGTGGGCGGATTACCAGTGAAATATGTTActaaagtaaatatattatataatatgtATACGAAGACTAGTTGTGACTAGGGGTGCCTCGCGGGTGTACAGTTACTGCGAGGAGATAGAATATATCTAGCAAGGTGTATGTGAGGTAGGGTTTAGCTCAATAAGTAGATTAATGCTGAAGTAGAACAAATATCTTCGCCTGGTCCCTGAGTCTTGGTGTCTGGGTGGCTCTCTGGTCGATCATGCTCTTGATGATTCACTCCTTGTGGGTAATAAATAAATGACTGTACACGAACCAATAAGCCAGAACACCAATCACCTATATACCTAGGACTACCACCGTACAGTTCATTTCCATAGAAATCTATCTAGTCTCGGTAAACAGGGCTCTAAAATAATTCTGGTATAACCAATAGATTATTAGCCTACTCAGTCAAGAAGAGTCTATAATTTGGTATATTCAAGAAGTAGATAGTTAAATTGAATGCCATGCTCTCTTTTAGCTGGGTAGGGAGCGTATCTAGATGGGGTCGAATGCCCTAGCCATGCGAAAGCCCGACGCCAGATGGATTGATTCTACTTGTGTTGGAGCGGCAAGTTTTTTAAAGCGAGTGAACTAGGATGGATCAGCTGCGTGAATCTATCAACCGGACTCATTAGTCAAAACTAGCCCTCTCGCAGGAGGGTTGACCCTTTTGGTGCAGTGGCAAAATCTGCATTATCCCATCAACACTGGCGAAACAACCAGTCATTGCATTCAGTGGGAAGAGGCTCATTTAAAGTACCCATACCGTATGTTATAACAATACAATGACTACACAACACACGATTGTCCACGAGAGATCAGCAACAAAGGAGGTCATACACGGAGGGCACCTCTGTGCTAATTGGCGACATTGACGATCCTGGTAAAGGTGTTGACATTATGTTATACGCCGCTGTTTCTCAGCCAGGAGAACCAGTGATTAATTCTATTTAAACAGACCTATATTCCACTAACCATGTATCATATCTCTATAACCCCTTTAGAGgcgctatattagtattgcgggCTCACAACATGCCCGGCAGCTATCTCAAAATGCAGGGCACTTGAGAACCAAAGGAATCTCGCAATGTTTTTGAGACTCACCTAAGGACCGAGGTTAGAGAGACTTGCGGTTAACCTTCCTAACTTTTACCATCCTCGGTACTTACAAGCTTAGGCCCCCAGGATACCACAACCTGCTGGCTTCAATAAAAGGCAGATAGGACTTGGGAAAGTTGACACACGATCCGAAAGAGCCGGCTTCAAGGGTGAAGATCTCTGCTGTTTACTGCAAGCGAAGAGGAATATCAGTTAGAGGACCTTCCACGAGGTCCTCACTTTGCACAAGCCTGTAACCCGTCCAATTGAAAACGCTGGCCAAGGCACCTCGCATACACGACGCCCAAGGACGAGTCCTGGCGATTCAGAAAACCCACTCCTGCGAGGGTGAAGGCAAGACTGTTGGCAGCAACACGAAGTGCGGGTACGTGAAGACAGATGATTACCATGTGTAGAAGCGATAAACATTGGGGAGGCTCGAGCATACGTTGTATGATGGGGCTATACGAGCGACTAAACTTGGCCCCAAGATCTCGCTTCGCTATTTTCGGCTGCATACGACCACTTTGCCAATCTTAACTAATGAGGCTGTCGATTTCTTCATGATTGAGAGCTAGAATGTGGAGATGCTTCTTTCCACGATGCATCCAGCTCGCCTCCGTTTGGTCTACCTGGGTGCGAAGATCATCTCGATCAACATCGTATTCTCCTTAACGCCGATGATCGAGCCCCATACAAAGCTGGGAATACGAGAGGACTTCAAAACATGAGAGCTTTTGTTCTATCTTTATCTTCATACTGGAATTCAGTGGCTTCAGAAAGCATATAAATACCCCCTCGATGCCCGTCCTTCTGACCCTCATCAACACTCCAATCCAATCGAccaagacaacaacaatcaaACAATCCATCTATTCAAATATTTAAGAAGTACTTTTCTTCAACCACAAACCATCAAAATGCAGTTCTCCACCATCGTCTTCAGCGCCGTTGCTCTCTTCGGCTCCATGACCCTTGCCGCTCCCACCGAGAACCTCGTGGCCCGCGCCTCTTGCCAGGTCGGTGACATCTGGGGCGCTGGTGATGCCGCTTGCAGCGCATCTGTATGTGTTTTCCAGAACAAGAATCCCGATCAACCTGCTAATAGAGATACAGTGCCTTAAGGACGGAACCTACCACGGCGGCTACTGCAACGACGAGAGGTAGGATTCCTTCTGACAtctctttattaaatatactgACTGGGCTTTTTAGCGTCTGCGTTTGCACCTACTAAATTGATGCGCTCAGTGCGGAATCCCTGAATGGGGGTCTAGATTGACTGGGATAGAGGCTttgtgttggaggttgatttATTGATCCATACACGGGTCTGAGAGATTTTAGGTCGAGTGTTAGATATGTTGTGGAGGGTTTCGGAAGTGattcttttatattcttcttgTACTGCCTTAGAAATAAATTGACACTCGTTTGACTTTGAACTTTCTCGTTGCTCTCCTACATAGACGGTGCCCTCCAGCAAGCTTTGTAGGTCGGCTTGTTTGACAGGGATGATACCACAGTCGCTGCAGACATTGTCACCCTTACATGGCATTAGACAATGTTCGTGGTCGAATTGCCAAAGCAGGGTAGGTGTTAGAGGAGGTTCCAGTGTGTCTCAGGTTGTTGGTGGATTTCCCGGAGCAGCCACAGTAGATCGATCGTTTATGATCCAAGCTCATCCATAGCCTTAGTCGATATAGAGAaggctgatgctgatattgGCATGCGAATTGCTTAATAAAAGGTAGCTAATACATACCGCAGCCATGGCCTGCCTTTTAACTATTCGTTATCCGAAACTAAACTACCTAGTTATTAAATATACACATAATTTTAATACCACTACCATGTCCGATTTTGAGTATAATATAGACCAGTATCTGTCCTAGGCTTTAGCCTGCTAAGTCTTTAATCACTACTGTCGTTAGCTACGATGTTGATTGTTCTAggtatagtaataataagtacTCTTATATAGCTCTGGTTATCATACTTACCAAAACACTCTAACATAACTAGTGGGATCCTTATTATACCTACTACTAAACTACGCTAGTATAACTACCCTAACCATTATACACTATATCAGTATTCCTATACTTGTATGCAGTCCCGCTCTAACTTAGTCCTTCGTTCTGGTCCGCCTATTCTTCCTGGTACATGGCGGCAGTGGTGCAGTATATCCATTAGCTGTCGCTGGCTGCCTGCTTCCGACAGACTTTCAAAGTAGTTTAAGCTTTTTAAGTCTTAATTCGTGCTTCGAGGAACCTATGGGTAACATGAATGTTAGGAATTAGGaaagtataaataaagtaaagtGGCTAAAAAATATTACATAAAAGTAAGAAAGCCCTTGCTACTCATGTAAACCTCAAGCGATTATAGTCGTAGCCTAAGCTACCTAAGATCTCGTATCTATTACCCATAAGAGCAGTAATCGACTAAGAGCTTGTTTTATTTCTAACTCTCTTCATAATGGTGGCTTATGTACGGCTGAGCAAAtgggaagccctgttttccacccCCTGTCGTTGTATTTACCAATCACAGTTAGCCCATAATTTATATCGGATCTCGGATACGCAATTGGTGAGGACTATGCATTCTTCGTGTAGCCATAAGCATTAGGGCATTGGCCAAACTTTATCGGACTGTCAGACAGTCGAGGATGATGCAAGAGCACCTCATAATCCCGCCATTTGATAACGATAAATATCTCCAACAAGCCTTTTATTTTGCTCCAACTCTTCCCCTCGCAGGTCGTTGCCTGTTTTTTCATAAAGTCACAAGCAATGGGCGCTCCAGAAGAGCCCAAGGTCTCCGACTCAGCGGCCTCTTCGATACCACAGGAGGCCGAGACTATTGTTAATGAAAAATATGCCGACGTTACGCTGCGCATCTTGGAGGACCACGGCGACGAGTTTGGTCCGTTGACGCctgaaaaggagaagaagctgaggCGAAAGCTATACTGGCATGTGATGGGCTTACTGTCCGCTATCAACCTGCTACTCTTTGTATGTTGGGTCCAAGACGTGGTGTCGATGATCTTCGCTGACTTGTTCCAGATTGACAAGTCAACCCTGGGTTACTCTGCCCTGCTGGGCTTGTTCGAAGAGACTGGCATTGACAAGGCCCAGTACAACAACCTCGGGACTTTCTTCTATGTCGGTAcgcagaagctggagccTTTCCTTCATAAGTCTCTTCTAACACCCTCTAGGATATATCGTCGCGCAGTGGCCCGGACACTATGCCATGCAAAGGCTTCCATTCGGCAAATTCGTCGCTGGGCTCGTCTTCATGTGGGGTgtcaccctcctccttcactgCGTCGCCACAAGATACGCCGGTCTGGTAGTCCTGCGACTGGCCCTCGGGGCAGCTGAATCGGTCGTTGTGCCCgcgatggagatgacaaTTGGCATGTTCTTCAACCGCCACGAACAGTCCTTTCTGCAACCAGTTCTTTGGATCACCTCGGCGCTGGCCCCTGTCTGTGCCGCCTTTATCTCGTACGGTCTACTCTGGAGCCACAGCAATATCTTACCCTGGAAGCTCTTCATGATCATCACAGGCGGTGTCTCGACTCTTCTCTCTATCCTTGTTTGGTTCCGATACCCAAGTAACCCCGGCGAGGCCAAGTTCCTGACactggaggagaaggtgcACGCAATCAGACGGGTGCACGAATCAAGCCAAAGCTCGATTGAGCAGAAGCAGTTCAAACGCCCGCACTTTATCGAAACCCTTCGCGATCCCGTTTCGTGGCTGTTCGCCCTGCAGTCCTTCACGCTGATGATGTCTAACAACCTCACCTACGGCCAGCAGAATCTCATCACCCAGGCTCTGGGCGTGGACGATCTCGGCTCAACCCTGGTAGCGGCAGCAGGGGGTGGCTTTGGTGTCGCGGTTTGCATCGCAGGAGTCTTTGCCCTGCGGTGGTGGCCCTCGAATCTCGCCCTGCATGGGTTGGCCTGGTGTATCCCCGCCATTGCAGGCGGTATTGGCATGGTGGCAGTCAATTGGGACGCAAAGCTAGCAATGCTGGCATGTCTGCTACTAGCGGGACATACATATGGAAACACGTATATTATCGCGCTTGGCTGGACGACCTCGTCGGCCTCCGGCTATACCAAGAAACTCACCCGCAATGTCATGTTCATGGTTGGATATTCCATTGCTAATCTGTGCTCCCCACAGATATGGGTTCCCAAGGATGCGCCGCGCTATTATGGGGCATGGATTGCGCAGATTGTGGTCAGCTGGACGGGTACACCGGTTATACTGTTCGTTATTCGGTATATCTTGAAGCGTCGGAATGCGGAGCGTAAAGCGTGGGCTGAAAGtttgacggaggaggagagactCGCTCATGAGTTTGGCGAGGTCGAACAGTATGATACAGATGGCACGGTGGTACGCAGGAAGGTCGATATTACCATGTTGGATTTGACTGACTTGGAGAATCGATTCTTCATCTATCCGATTTAACTGATACAACAGAAATGCCATCCACGACTAGAAATGGCGGAGTCAGTGCCACCGTCCAAAGTCTCGAACTAAGCCTGGGATTTTACAGAAGATAGATTCAGCCCGAATTACTCGGGCCATTATATTGGAAACTGACTGAAGAAAAATAGACATTCATGCCtaagatttagatatttGTATCGATACACATCTGTCACGCTCGAGCATTGTCCAAATCATTATACCACAACACTCGCCCGAGACAATGGCCATCCTAGATCACACGCTATATAGCCTTGATCAAATAATGAATATTCTTTAGTGAATTGTGTTCAATTAAAAGAGTTCTAGGTTCAGGTATGGAGGCTGTGGGTCTCCGAAATCTTTCGGAGTGGCACCCCGATCAACAACCTGGACCCATACTGTGTACATTCATGATGACACCTCTGGCAGTAATCGCCCTTACCTCCGGCCAGTTCCCCAGGCAGATAGTCATTATTATGTCCGATGGAAAGTGCCTGTAATGCCGGGTGCGGATTCCTATTCATGCTGCCTCGCCTAGGTGCGTCTTCAGGAACGGCAGGATCTCATCAAGCGCAGGCTTGACAGCCTCGGGCTTATCATACAATTCGTAGTGGGAAACACCGGGAAGAACAAGcagtttcttctccttcgacGCAGCACGGGCATGGATCTCGCTGGCATCGCGGTACGCGCCGAAGCCCCCAACCTTATCGCCGACAACCACAAGGAAAGGGCGTGTCATGATTTTCTCCGCAAAGGCAAAGGCATCCCATGCAGCGGCAGCACTGTTGAATGAAAATAAAGCACTGGTGCAGCCGAACTCCGTCTTGCCGCGGTCGGTCTTGTAGTATTCAGCTGCTTCGATGATATCGATGTCTGAAGTGGCCTTTTTGGCGTCCTCGACGGTTGGAGGAAGGTAGTTCATCACGAAGCGCTCGCCGCCTTGTGCCTCAGCTGTGCGCTgcttggccatcttctccaggGCGCCGGCTGGGTCGAACCCGCCAAAGGCCTCGCGGGCAAGACGGCCAAAGTTGGCGGGTGTGACTCCCACGCAGCACTTGAAGCGGTAATCGGTCATGGTTGCATTGAGGGCGTAGGCGCCACCACCGCAGATGCCCAGCACGCCGATGCGCTCCGAGTCCACGTAGGGCAGGGTCTGGATGTAGTCGACCACGTATCGGAAATCAGATACGCGGAACTCGGGGTTCTCGACGAAGCGAGGCAAACCGCCAGAGGCGCCTTGGAAGGAGGCATCAAACGCTACGACAACGAAGCCGGcttcg
This region of Aspergillus puulaauensis MK2 DNA, chromosome 5, nearly complete sequence genomic DNA includes:
- a CDS encoding uncharacterized protein (COG:G;~EggNog:ENOG410Q8VI;~InterPro:IPR011701,IPR036259;~PFAM:PF07690;~TransMembrane:10 (i59-76o130-148i155-179o191-210i222-242o328-348i355-376o382-405i417-438o450-472i);~go_function: GO:0022857 - transmembrane transporter activity [Evidence IEA];~go_process: GO:0055085 - transmembrane transport [Evidence IEA]), encoding MGAPEEPKVSDSAASSIPQEAETIVNEKYADVTLRILEDHGDEFGPLTPEKEKKLRRKLYWHVMGLLSAINLLLFIDKSTLGYSALLGLFEETGIDKAQYNNLGTFFYVGYIVAQWPGHYAMQRLPFGKFVAGLVFMWGVTLLLHCVATRYAGLVVLRLALGAAESVVVPAMEMTIGMFFNRHEQSFLQPVLWITSALAPVCAAFISYGLLWSHSNILPWKLFMIITGGVSTLLSILVWFRYPSNPGEAKFLTLEEKVHAIRRVHESSQSSIEQKQFKRPHFIETLRDPVSWLFALQSFTLMMSNNLTYGQQNLITQALGVDDLGSTLVAAAGGGFGVAVCIAGVFALRWWPSNLALHGLAWCIPAIAGGIGMVAVNWDAKLAMLACLLLAGHTYGNTYIIALGWTTSSASGYTKKLTRNVMFMVGYSIANLCSPQIWVPKDAPRYYGAWIAQIVVSWTGTPVILFVIRYILKRRNAERKAWAESLTEEERLAHEFGEVEQYDTDGTVVRRKVDITMLDLTDLENRFFIYPI
- a CDS encoding alpha/beta hydrolase (COG:S;~EggNog:ENOG410QEGV;~InterPro:IPR022742,IPR029058;~MEROPS:MER0034615;~PFAM:PF01738,PF12146), encoding MSVTVKTVSIPGVAWAIAANIHLPPNFNDNKKYPAVVSAHPIGSCKEQTSGNVYGKAMAEAGFVVVAFDASFQGASGGLPRFVENPEFRVSDFRYVVDYIQTLPYVDSERIGVLGICGGGAYALNATMTDYRFKCCVGVTPANFGRLAREAFGGFDPAGALEKMAKQRTAEAQGGERFVMNYLPPTVEDAKKATSDIDIIEAAEYYKTDRGKTEFGCTSALFSFNSAAAAWDAFAFAEKIMTRPFLVVVGDKVGGFGAYRDASEIHARAASKEKKLLVLPGVSHYELYDKPEAVKPALDEILPFLKTHLGEAA
- a CDS encoding uncharacterized protein (COG:S;~EggNog:ENOG410Q2Z6;~InterPro:IPR001542,IPR036574;~PFAM:PF01097;~SECRETED:SignalP(1-20);~go_process: GO:0006952 - defense response [Evidence IEA]), which encodes MQFSTIVFSAVALFGSMTLAAPTENLVARASCQVGDIWGAGDAACSASCLKDGTYHGGYCNDESVCVCTY